A genomic stretch from Lathyrus oleraceus cultivar Zhongwan6 chromosome 2, CAAS_Psat_ZW6_1.0, whole genome shotgun sequence includes:
- the LOC127117529 gene encoding cytosolic enolase 3 yields MSVQEYLDKYTLSRKLEDSVNAAVRAKTTDPVLFISNHMKKGVQSVITKVKARQILDSRGIPTVEVDLYTNKAMFRASVPSGNSSGMYEAVELRDGDKGVYLGNGVAKAVKNINEKISEALIGMDPTLQSQIDHAMIDLDKTEKKGELGANAILAVSIAACRAGAAEKEVPLYKHIADLSGKATPMLPVPAFTVISGGKHAGNSLAIEEIMILPIGASRFEEALRMGSETYHHLKAVITEKCGPHNCNVGEDGGFAPNVSSFREALDLVKEAISRTGYDEKIKIALDVAATNFCIGKRYDLDFQSPQKSGQNFKSAEDMIELYKELCAEYPIVSIEDPFDKEDWEHIKYISSLGICQVVGDDLLMSNAKRIEKAVAESACNALLLKVNQVGTVTEVIEVVKQAKEAHWGVVTSHRSGETVDSFIADLSVGLAVGQIKAGAPCRGERLEKYNQLLRIEEELGDQAVYAGEDWRQ; encoded by the exons ATGTCAGTGCAAGAATATCTCGACAAATACACGCTTTCCCGTAAACTCGAAGATTCCGTCAATGCCGCCGTCAGAGCCAAAACCACCGATCCCGTTCTCTTCATC TCGAATCATATGAAAAAAGGAGTACAATCGGTAATCACCAAAGTGAAAGCGAGACAAATTCTTGATAGTAGAGGAATTCCAACTGTTGAAGTCGATTTGTATACTAACAAAGCTATGTTCCGTGCTTCTGTTCCCTCCGGCAACTCCTCTGGCAT GTATGAGGCTGTTGAGTTACGGGATGGTGACAAAGGTGTATATCTAGGAAACGGTGTTGCTAAAGCTGTTaaaaatataaatgaaaaaaTTTCTGAGGCGCTGATTGGTATGGATCCAACCCTGCAGTCACAGATTGATCATGCTATGATAGACCTGGACAAAACAGAGAAGAAG GGGGAACTTGGAGCAAATGCTATATTAGCCGTGTCCATTGCTGCATGTAGAGCTGGGGCCGCTGAAAAGGAA GTTCCACTGTACAAGCACATCGCTGACCTGTCTGGAAAAGCTACCCCAATGCTTCCTGTTCCTGCTTTTACTGTTATAAGCGGCGGAAAACATGCTGGAAATAGTCTGGCCATTGAG GAAATCATGATTCTTCCAATTGGAGCAAGTAGATTTGAGGAAGCACTGCGAATGGGCTCTGAGACCTATCATCATTTAaag GCCGTTATTACAGAAAAATGTGGGCCACATAACTGTAATGTCGGTGAAGATGGTGGCTTTGCTCCTAATGTCTCCAG CTTTAGAGAAGCCCTGGATCTTGTAAAGGAGGCCATTAGTAGAACCGGTTATGATGAGAAAATAAAGATAGCGCTTGACGTTGCTGCTACAAATTTTTGTATTG GTAAAAGATATGATCTGGACTTTCAATCTCCTCAAAAGTCAGGACAGAATTTTAAGTCAGCAGAGGATATGATAGAGTTGTACAAGGAACTATGTGCGG AATACCCAATTGTATCAATAGAAGATCCATTTGACAAGGAAGATTGGGAACATATAAAGTACATCTCAAGTCTTGGAATCTGTCAG GTAGTAGGGGATGATCTCTTAATGTCAAATGCAAAGCGCATTGAGAAAGCAGTAGCTGAGTCTGCTTGTAATGCTCTTCTTCTTAAG GTCAACCAAGTTGGTACTGTTACAGAGGTCATTGAAGTGGTGAAGCAGGCAAAGGAAGCTCATTGGGGGGTGGTGACGTCTCACAGAAGTGGCGAAACTGTAGACTCTTTCATAGCTGATTTATCTGTTGGCCTTGCTGTAGGTCAGATTAAAGCAGGAGCTCCTTGCAGAGGAGAGCGGTTAGAAAAGTACAACCAG TTACTTCGGATTGAGGAGGAGCTTGGAGATCAAGCAGTTTATGCTGGTGAAGATTGGAGGCAGTAA